A single window of Zea mays cultivar B73 chromosome 10, Zm-B73-REFERENCE-NAM-5.0, whole genome shotgun sequence DNA harbors:
- the LOC100273145 gene encoding membrane protein: MAGGSSLKNMVVAFLVPLPSILFYLSFVRAGGDTGASPLASWCAAHPLVLANVLFFLNVDVLFWLVGLLLSNHWLIDLYWTVIPVMLLHYYRGHPASVADAARSAVAVALTWAWSARLTHNYLRREGWELGKREDWRFNEMRAQYGNTWWWMSFFAVYLSQQVFLIGICLPMYAIHSSNQPWGVWDLVAAATCVAGILIAHFADTQLHRFVTRNEKLKRLGEPTVPTLEDGLWRYSRHPNYFGEQLWWWGLYLFAWNLGQRWMFLGPLVNSLCLGYVTVLVERRMLKQEHRAEAYKLYQKRTSVWIPWFRKAVPESKLKET, encoded by the exons ATGGCCGGCGGCAGCAGCCTTAAGAACATGGTCGTCGCCTTCCTCGTCCCGCTCCCTTCCATCCTCTTCTACCTCTCCTTCGTCCGCGCCGGCGGGGACaccggcgccagcccgctcgccTCGTGGTGCGCAGCGCACCCTCTGGTCCTGGCCAACGTCCTCTTCTTCCTCAACGTGGACGTCCTCTTCTGGCTCGTCGGCCTCCTCCTCTCCAACCACTGG CTCATCGACCTGTACTGGACCGTCATCCCTGTGATGCTGCTGCACTACTACCGCGGCCACCCGGCATCCGTGGCGGACGCGGCGAGGTCTGCGGTGGCCGTAGCGCTCACGTGGGCGTGGAGCGCCAGGCTCACGCACAACTACCTCAGGCGGGAGGGATGGGAGTTGGGCAAGCGGGAGGACTGGAGGTTCAACGAGATGCGTGCCCAGTACGGCAACACCTGGTGGTGGATGTCGTTCTTCGCCGTCTACCTCTCCCAGCAG GTGTTCCTCATCGGCATCTGCCTGCCGATGTACGCCATCCACTCCAGCAACCAGCCATGGGGCGTCTGGGACCTGGTGGCCGCAGCCACCTGCGTTGCCGGAATCCTCATCGCTCACTTCGCTGACACCCAGCTGCACAGGTTCGTGACCAGGAACGAGAAGCTCAAGCGGCTGGGCGAGCCAACCGTCCCGACCCTCGAGGACGGGCTGTGGCGGTACTCGCGCCACCCCAACTACTTCGGCGAGCAGCTCTGGTGGTGGGGCTTGTACCTCTTCGCGTGGAACCTGGGCCAGCGGTGGATGTTCTTGGGGCCTCTCGTCAACAGCCTCTGCCTCGGCTACGTCACGGTGCTGGTCGAGCGCCGCATGCTGAAGCAGGAGCACCGTGCTGAGGCGTACAAGCTATACCAGAAGAGGACTTCGGTGTGGATCCCTTGGTTCAGGAAGGCCGTCCCTGAATCGAAGCTGAAGGAGACCTAA